In Nostoc edaphicum CCNP1411, the sequence ATTTTTGCTCTTCATAACAACCATCTCAGTCTCTTGGTCAGTTTTTGAAGCGGCGTGCCTCTCTCCAATCTATAACAAAATTAAGTAGTTAATAACTCAATACGGTTCCGATAAGCATTTTGAACTCAGAGTTACCTTTGGGGAAAAGGTTACTGGGTTTGGGTTAAAGGTTTTTTATTCTGCCCCTTTAAGCAAACCGTATTGCTTAATAACTATAAAGCAATAGGTTCAGTTAAGGGCTAATTGTACAAAATCGTGGGTTTTCGAGACGCGATAAATCGCCGTCTCTACAAGTGTTTTGGTCTTATCTGAACTGTATTGAACTATAAAGGGTAGGCATATTGCCTACCCTACAAATAAATTCATTTACACACAATCATGATTGAGGGTTTTATCGTTTGCGCTTCAGGACTGAACTAACCCCAAAAGTACCAAATGCCAATAAACCTAATATAGAAGCGGGTTCTGGAACACTTTGGCTAGAAGCGGTGTATTTGATATCGCCAATACCGATACCGTGGCTATCTGGATTTCTAGTACCGATATCATCGCCATCTGTAAAGACCAACTCAAAACGATCAATGGCGCTAGCAAACTTCACTAACACAGTACCGAAATCTCCGTTAGTAGCATCTGAATCGAATCCTATACCATCAAGAGTGTAAGCATCGACTTGCTGGATAGTATTTTTTTGACTTAAAACTGGATTAAAAATGGCGTTAACAACCTGATCTCCCAAAAATCCCTTCAAAATTACCCTATCTTGCCAAGTTTTGCTATTGCTGATATCAACATCAAACAGCTTAAAGGTGACATCTGTGAGGGGACTACTAAAATCTTTGAAGCTAGTCGTCATAGTCATCGAGTTAGCCCCCTTTGTCAGACCAACTGCTGAAGGGTTAATTTGTAGATGCAGACTTTTGTCATTTACACCCTGACTACCATTGAGAGTGCTGCCAATAGCGGGAGTCAACCCACTACCACCAAAACTAGCGAACGTAGTTTGTGAACCAAGGTCAAATTTCAGGTCAACTGTTCCTGTACCAGCTTGAAAGCTGCGAACTTCACCTGATTTTGGTGCTGTCCATCCAGTGGCGAGTTGATCCCAGTCTATCAAGGTTTCAGTGTTTCCTATATTAGATGCCTTCGCTGTTGTTGGCATTAGGACAGATCCTGTTAAGGCTACAACACATCCTAATTTCAACAGAAAACTTTTTGTCAACATATCTTTGAATCTTTAGTGTGATAGTAACTTTGTTAATACAAGGTTCATCGTGTCACACCTTTTATCTAAGTGGGTAGTATTTTATAGTATCTTATTTTTCACAGTGTATATACTTAAGCTAGACTTCTAGTGATAGTGTAGAAAAGTTTTTTGGGCTAAAACTGCCTTAGTGAAACCCTTTTAGGCTTAAGGGATTTG encodes:
- a CDS encoding PEP-CTERM sorting domain-containing protein, with protein sequence MPTTAKASNIGNTETLIDWDQLATGWTAPKSGEVRSFQAGTGTVDLKFDLGSQTTFASFGGSGLTPAIGSTLNGSQGVNDKSLHLQINPSAVGLTKGANSMTMTTSFKDFSSPLTDVTFKLFDVDISNSKTWQDRVILKGFLGDQVVNAIFNPVLSQKNTIQQVDAYTLDGIGFDSDATNGDFGTVLVKFASAIDRFELVFTDGDDIGTRNPDSHGIGIGDIKYTASSQSVPEPASILGLLAFGTFGVSSVLKRKR